A genomic window from Blastococcus saxobsidens DD2 includes:
- a CDS encoding alpha/beta fold hydrolase, translating into MTVPPDGRPDATSVLLPGPWTHRDISANGVRLHAAEAGEGPLVLLLHGFPQFWWTWRSQLTALADAGFRAVAPDLRGYGASDKPPRGYDLPTLSADVAALVRALGERDAVVVGHDWGGLLGWTVAALQPRVVRRLVVVSMAHPRLLRAGLTDRRQRRALRYALGFQVPRLPERRLTRLDDDPVADLMQRWAGPEWSRTADFAAAVDRYRAAARIPQAAYGAMEYYRWAGRSQLRPDGLRYARRMAAPITAPTLQLHGALDPCVLPETARGSGRYVAGAYEWRELPDVGHFPQEEAADEVSKAIISQLR; encoded by the coding sequence ATGACCGTCCCTCCGGACGGCCGTCCCGACGCCACCAGCGTCCTGCTCCCCGGGCCGTGGACCCACCGCGACATCTCGGCCAACGGGGTGCGGCTGCACGCAGCCGAGGCCGGGGAGGGACCGCTGGTCCTGCTGCTGCACGGCTTTCCCCAGTTCTGGTGGACCTGGCGGTCGCAGCTGACCGCCCTCGCCGACGCCGGGTTCCGCGCCGTCGCCCCCGACCTGCGCGGCTACGGCGCCAGCGACAAGCCGCCCCGCGGCTACGACCTCCCCACCCTCTCCGCCGACGTCGCCGCACTGGTGCGGGCCCTGGGTGAGCGGGACGCCGTGGTGGTCGGCCACGACTGGGGCGGCCTGCTGGGCTGGACGGTGGCCGCGCTGCAGCCCCGGGTGGTGCGCCGGCTGGTCGTCGTCTCGATGGCCCATCCGCGGCTGCTGCGCGCCGGGCTGACCGACCGCCGCCAGCGCCGCGCGCTGCGGTACGCCCTCGGCTTCCAGGTACCGCGGCTCCCCGAACGCCGGCTGACCCGCCTCGACGACGACCCGGTGGCCGACCTGATGCAGCGCTGGGCGGGGCCGGAGTGGTCCCGTACGGCGGACTTCGCCGCCGCCGTGGACCGGTACCGCGCCGCGGCCCGCATCCCGCAGGCCGCGTACGGCGCGATGGAGTACTACCGCTGGGCCGGCCGGTCGCAGCTGCGACCCGACGGCCTGCGCTACGCCCGCCGGATGGCCGCGCCGATCACCGCGCCCACCCTGCAGCTGCACGGCGCGCTGGACCCCTGCGTGCTGCCGGAGACCGCCCGCGGGTCGGGCCGGTACGTCGCGGGTGCCTACGAGTGGCGGGAGCTCCCCGACGTCGGCCACTTCCCGCAGGAGGAGGCCGCCGACGAGGTGAGCAAGGCAATCATCTCGCAGCTGCGCTGA
- a CDS encoding phage holin family protein, with the protein MAHSVSQIRTDGAGPAVEPSIGTLVQSAMADVSTLIRNEIELAKAEVGASAKKGGIGAASFAAAGVFAAFAGIFFFIALAEFLTWLGLIRWIAYAIVFLLLIALAGVAALVGKKMIKKIEKPERTIESLKELPEVMHREAPGTRRREVPVVSGGKVELRGNESYRV; encoded by the coding sequence GTGGCCCACAGTGTGTCGCAGATCCGCACCGACGGAGCCGGCCCGGCCGTCGAGCCCTCGATCGGCACGCTCGTGCAGAGCGCGATGGCCGACGTCTCCACGTTGATCCGCAACGAGATCGAGCTGGCCAAGGCGGAGGTCGGCGCCTCGGCGAAGAAGGGCGGCATCGGCGCCGCCTCGTTCGCCGCGGCCGGCGTGTTCGCCGCCTTCGCGGGGATCTTCTTCTTCATCGCCCTGGCCGAGTTCCTCACCTGGCTCGGGCTGATCCGGTGGATCGCCTACGCCATCGTCTTCCTCCTGCTCATCGCGCTGGCCGGCGTCGCCGCACTCGTCGGCAAGAAGATGATCAAGAAGATCGAGAAGCCCGAGCGGACGATCGAGTCGCTCAAGGAGCTGCCCGAGGTGATGCACCGCGAGGCGCCGGGCACCCGGCGGCGCGAGGTCCCCGTGGTGAGCGGCGGCAAGGTGGAGCTGCGCGGCAACGAGTCGTACCGGGTCTGA
- the acs gene encoding acetate--CoA ligase, with protein MSETPQVDGPTFAPPEDLAAQANLGPDAYEEAARDRLGFWASAAERLTWTQKWDTVLDWSNPPFAKWFLGGTLNVAYNCVDRHVEAGHGDQVAYHWEGEPGDTRTITYAQLKDEVCKAANALTEMGVQAGDRVAIYLPMIPEAVISMLACARIGAVHMVVFGGFSADALASRITDAGAQVVITSDGGYRRGAPSALKPAVDEAVSRTEGVRKVLVVQRTEQDVDWDDSRDLWWHDVVDRQSTEHEAQSFDAEHPLYIMYTSGTTAKPKGILHTSGGYLAQVSFTHWASFDLKADTDVFWTAADVGWVTGHSYIVYGPLSNRATSVMYEGTPETPHRGRWFELIQKYGVTILYTAPTVIRTFMKWGDEIPAGFDLSTLRLLGSVGEPINPEAWLWYHRNVGGGRCPIVDTWWQTETGGHMINPLPGVTTLVPGSAQRPFPGISAKVVDDEGKELENDSTGLLVLTEPWPSMLRTIWGDDDRYVDTYWSRFGKNTYFAGDGAKKDADGHIWLLGRVDDVMNVSGHRISTTEVESSLVGHPAVAEAAVVGATDPTTGQGIVAFVILRESGTDSGDELVQTLRTHVARDIGPIAKPRQIMVVQELPKTRSGKIMRRLLRDIAENRELGDVTTLTDSSVMNMIKDKLPAAPAED; from the coding sequence ATGAGCGAGACGCCCCAGGTCGACGGCCCCACCTTCGCCCCGCCGGAGGACCTGGCGGCGCAGGCCAACCTCGGGCCGGACGCCTACGAGGAGGCCGCGCGCGACCGGCTGGGGTTCTGGGCGTCGGCAGCGGAGCGGCTCACCTGGACGCAGAAGTGGGACACGGTCCTGGACTGGAGCAACCCGCCCTTCGCCAAGTGGTTCCTCGGCGGCACGCTGAACGTCGCCTACAACTGCGTCGACCGGCACGTCGAGGCCGGCCACGGCGACCAGGTCGCCTATCACTGGGAGGGCGAGCCGGGCGACACCCGGACGATCACCTACGCCCAGCTGAAGGACGAGGTCTGCAAGGCCGCCAACGCCCTCACCGAGATGGGCGTCCAGGCCGGTGACCGCGTGGCGATCTACCTGCCGATGATCCCCGAGGCCGTCATCTCGATGCTGGCCTGCGCCCGCATCGGCGCCGTCCACATGGTGGTCTTCGGCGGCTTCTCCGCCGACGCCCTGGCCAGCCGGATCACCGACGCCGGTGCGCAGGTCGTCATCACCTCCGACGGCGGTTACCGGCGGGGGGCGCCCAGCGCGCTCAAGCCCGCCGTCGACGAGGCGGTGTCCCGCACCGAGGGCGTCCGGAAGGTCCTGGTCGTCCAGCGCACCGAGCAGGACGTCGACTGGGATGACAGCCGCGACCTGTGGTGGCACGACGTCGTCGACCGCCAGTCCACCGAGCACGAGGCGCAGTCCTTCGACGCCGAGCACCCGCTCTACATCATGTACACCTCGGGCACGACGGCGAAGCCCAAGGGGATCCTGCACACCAGCGGCGGGTACCTGGCCCAGGTCAGCTTCACCCACTGGGCGAGCTTCGACCTCAAGGCCGACACCGACGTCTTCTGGACCGCCGCCGACGTGGGCTGGGTGACCGGCCACAGCTACATCGTCTACGGACCGCTCTCCAACCGGGCGACGTCTGTCATGTACGAGGGGACGCCGGAGACACCGCACCGCGGCCGCTGGTTCGAGCTGATCCAGAAGTACGGCGTGACGATCCTGTACACCGCACCGACGGTCATCCGCACCTTCATGAAGTGGGGCGACGAGATCCCGGCGGGCTTCGATTTGTCGACGCTGCGCCTGCTCGGCTCGGTCGGCGAGCCGATCAACCCCGAGGCCTGGCTCTGGTACCACCGGAACGTCGGCGGCGGACGGTGCCCGATCGTCGACACCTGGTGGCAGACCGAGACCGGCGGCCACATGATCAACCCGCTACCCGGGGTCACGACCCTGGTCCCCGGCTCGGCCCAGCGGCCTTTCCCCGGCATCTCCGCCAAGGTGGTCGACGACGAGGGCAAGGAGCTGGAGAACGACTCCACCGGGCTCCTGGTGCTCACCGAGCCGTGGCCGTCGATGCTGCGCACCATCTGGGGCGACGACGACCGCTACGTCGACACCTACTGGTCGCGGTTCGGGAAGAACACCTACTTCGCCGGGGACGGCGCGAAGAAGGACGCCGACGGCCACATCTGGTTGCTCGGCCGGGTCGACGACGTCATGAACGTGTCCGGCCACCGCATCTCGACCACCGAGGTGGAGTCCTCCCTCGTCGGGCACCCGGCGGTGGCGGAGGCGGCGGTCGTGGGCGCCACCGACCCGACCACCGGCCAGGGCATCGTCGCCTTCGTGATCCTCCGCGAGAGCGGAACGGACTCCGGGGACGAGCTGGTGCAGACGCTGCGCACCCACGTCGCCCGCGACATCGGCCCGATCGCCAAGCCCCGCCAGATCATGGTGGTGCAGGAGCTGCCGAAGACGCGGTCGGGCAAGATCATGCGCCGGCTGCTGCGGGACATCGCCGAGAACCGCGAGCTGGGCGACGTCACCACGCTCACCGACTCCTCGGTCATGAACATGATCAAGGACAAGCTGCCCGCCGCGCCCGCGGAGGACTGA
- a CDS encoding (2Fe-2S)-binding protein — translation MTAPQAEVVARIPGAAAFGLVPSPGTLPVPAERLADARWLAELLATRTPRAGAARVHATVWWYSASAVVLAPVLAGLAAGRPLSARPADTTVFLGRGGLPVAAVSAVAGGDPADGLRECLSAVVPALAAAARMRPRPLWAIASDSLANGLLTLGRALGDTGAVTALARPLAAAVGAPLPAPRYVDVAGTRFTARASCCLIDRLPQGATCLSCPRRPPAERRRLLEDAAARSWGPGPAPRPPGSAGR, via the coding sequence GTGACGGCCCCGCAGGCGGAGGTGGTGGCGCGCATCCCCGGCGCCGCCGCCTTCGGGCTGGTGCCGTCGCCGGGGACCCTCCCGGTCCCGGCCGAGCGGCTGGCCGACGCGCGATGGCTGGCGGAGCTCCTGGCCACCCGCACTCCCCGGGCGGGCGCCGCGCGGGTGCACGCCACGGTGTGGTGGTACTCGGCGTCGGCCGTGGTCCTGGCGCCGGTGCTGGCGGGGCTGGCCGCGGGTCGTCCGCTGTCGGCGCGACCGGCCGACACCACCGTCTTCCTCGGCCGCGGTGGGCTGCCGGTCGCCGCGGTGTCCGCGGTCGCCGGTGGCGATCCGGCCGACGGCCTGCGGGAGTGCCTGTCGGCGGTGGTCCCGGCGCTGGCCGCGGCCGCCCGCATGCGGCCACGGCCGCTCTGGGCGATCGCCAGCGACTCGCTGGCCAACGGGCTCCTGACCCTCGGGCGGGCGCTCGGTGACACCGGGGCGGTCACCGCGCTGGCCAGGCCGCTGGCCGCGGCAGTGGGCGCCCCGCTGCCGGCTCCGCGCTACGTCGACGTCGCCGGCACGCGGTTCACCGCCCGCGCGTCGTGCTGCCTGATCGACCGGCTGCCGCAGGGGGCGACCTGCCTGTCCTGCCCGCGCCGGCCACCGGCCGAGCGACGGAGGCTGCTGGAGGACGCCGCCGCCCGGTCCTGGGGCCCGGGTCCGGCGCCTCGCCCTCCGGGATCCGCCGGGAGATGA
- the ygiD gene encoding 4,5-DOPA dioxygenase extradiol codes for MPVMPAAFFGHGNPMNALEKNRYTAAWQAFGRSVPRPRAILVVSAHWYVQATAVTAMPRPRTIHDFFGFPRELFDVRYEPPGLPGLYEEIADIVHPTWVGADLDSWGIDHGTWSVLRHAFPDADIPVVQLSINALKPFDYHLQLGAALAPLREDGVLVIGSGNVVHNLGGVSRALPDAGFDWAQRFDEDAKERMLTDPAEIGRLDGHRDFDLAVPTPDHFLPLLYVAGVAGATDAPVDVLVDGYAYGSLSMTAYTVGMDAPEVSGSGIAAALPDGPPPDGANI; via the coding sequence ATGCCTGTGATGCCTGCCGCGTTTTTCGGCCACGGCAACCCGATGAACGCGCTGGAGAAGAACCGGTACACCGCGGCCTGGCAGGCCTTCGGCCGGTCGGTGCCGCGCCCACGGGCGATCCTCGTCGTCTCGGCGCACTGGTACGTGCAGGCCACCGCGGTGACCGCCATGCCGAGGCCGCGCACGATCCACGACTTCTTCGGGTTCCCGCGCGAGCTGTTCGACGTCCGCTACGAGCCGCCGGGACTGCCGGGGTTGTACGAGGAGATCGCCGACATCGTGCACCCGACGTGGGTGGGCGCCGACCTGGACAGCTGGGGGATCGACCACGGCACCTGGTCGGTGCTGAGGCACGCCTTCCCCGACGCGGACATCCCCGTGGTGCAGTTGTCGATCAACGCGCTCAAGCCGTTCGACTACCACCTGCAGCTGGGCGCGGCCCTGGCGCCGCTGCGCGAGGACGGCGTGCTGGTGATCGGCAGCGGGAACGTCGTCCACAACCTCGGGGGCGTCAGCCGTGCCCTCCCCGATGCCGGCTTCGACTGGGCGCAGCGGTTCGACGAGGACGCCAAGGAGCGGATGCTCACCGACCCCGCGGAGATCGGCCGGCTGGACGGGCACCGCGATTTCGACCTCGCCGTCCCGACCCCGGACCACTTCCTGCCGCTGCTCTACGTCGCGGGGGTCGCCGGCGCCACCGACGCCCCGGTGGACGTGCTCGTCGACGGCTACGCGTACGGCTCGCTGTCGATGACCGCCTACACCGTCGGCATGGACGCCCCCGAGGTCTCGGGTTCCGGCATCGCGGCGGCGCTGCCCGACGGACCCCCGCCGGATGGCGCCAACATCTGA
- a CDS encoding class F sortase: MRFVRRIDPGAVAGVLVLLAAAVAVVLVVGARPGPGVQPGAEVGEVAAAGSIVPTGLAVPAIGVDAEVESRGTVRYENPFTGEALDGYGVPESMATASWWSDGPAPGSGQMAVILGHQQSGGSAVFDRLHELREGDEVVLRDSGGEVLHLTVLGAPRTGLSKATSALADTLNGHPEGADVALVTCGGEFDDRAGTSTDNTVVFATVSAAR; encoded by the coding sequence GTGCGGTTCGTTCGACGGATTGATCCCGGCGCCGTCGCCGGCGTCCTCGTCCTCCTGGCCGCGGCCGTGGCGGTGGTCCTCGTCGTCGGGGCACGCCCCGGTCCGGGAGTGCAGCCCGGCGCGGAGGTGGGCGAGGTCGCGGCCGCGGGGTCGATCGTCCCGACCGGCCTCGCCGTCCCCGCCATCGGCGTGGACGCCGAGGTCGAGTCCCGGGGCACCGTCCGGTACGAGAACCCCTTCACGGGGGAGGCCCTCGACGGCTACGGGGTCCCGGAGTCGATGGCCACCGCGTCGTGGTGGTCCGACGGACCGGCGCCGGGCTCCGGGCAGATGGCGGTCATCCTGGGACACCAGCAGTCCGGGGGCTCCGCGGTGTTCGACCGACTGCACGAACTGCGCGAGGGGGACGAGGTCGTCCTGCGCGACTCCGGCGGCGAGGTGCTCCACCTGACCGTGCTGGGCGCGCCCCGCACCGGGCTGAGCAAGGCGACCTCCGCGCTCGCGGACACGCTCAACGGGCACCCGGAGGGCGCCGACGTCGCGCTGGTGACCTGCGGTGGGGAGTTCGACGACCGCGCGGGCACGAGCACCGACAACACGGTGGTGTTCGCGACGGTCTCCGCCGCCCGGTAG
- the cobA gene encoding uroporphyrinogen-III C-methyltransferase, producing MGLRLRDRLVVVVGGGRVAHRRVAGLLEARARVTVVSPEVTPAVESLAAAGRITWLRRPYRSGDLDGAWYAIAATDDPGANAAVAEEAERARIFCARADDRAASSVWTPAIGRQGDLVIGVHGGGDPQRAIGVRDAIITGLTDGTVGDRAARHVAGGSVVLVGGGPGDPGLITVRGRQALAHADVVVADHLGPQALLASLPPEVEVIDASKLPRGRSMAQERINELLVTHARAGRRVVRLKGGDPFVFGRGMEELQACAAAGIPVEVVPGITSAVAVPALAGIPVTHRGLTHEFVVVSGHLPPGHPDSLVDWPALGRLRGTVVVLMGVDTAPAIAATLVEHGRAPGTPVAVISDGSTPTQRTVRTTLAELPRTLPDSGIRPPAVWVVGEVAGLLPQP from the coding sequence GTGGGCCTCCGGCTGCGCGACCGCCTGGTGGTGGTCGTCGGCGGCGGCCGCGTCGCGCACCGGCGGGTGGCCGGCCTGCTGGAGGCCCGTGCCCGGGTCACCGTGGTGAGCCCGGAGGTCACCCCGGCGGTGGAGTCGCTCGCGGCGGCCGGGCGGATCACCTGGCTGCGGCGCCCCTACCGGTCCGGCGACCTCGACGGCGCCTGGTACGCGATCGCGGCGACCGACGACCCGGGGGCGAACGCGGCCGTGGCGGAGGAGGCCGAGCGGGCCCGCATCTTCTGCGCCCGGGCCGACGACCGCGCCGCCTCGAGCGTGTGGACGCCGGCCATCGGCCGCCAGGGCGACCTGGTCATCGGCGTGCACGGCGGCGGCGACCCGCAGCGCGCCATCGGCGTCCGCGATGCGATCATCACCGGGCTGACCGACGGCACCGTCGGCGACCGCGCCGCCCGGCACGTCGCGGGCGGCAGCGTGGTGCTCGTGGGCGGTGGGCCCGGCGACCCCGGGCTGATCACCGTGCGCGGCCGGCAGGCCCTCGCCCACGCCGACGTCGTCGTCGCCGACCACCTCGGGCCCCAGGCGCTCCTGGCCTCGTTGCCCCCCGAGGTCGAGGTCATCGACGCGTCGAAGCTGCCCCGTGGCCGGTCGATGGCCCAGGAGCGGATCAACGAACTGCTGGTCACCCACGCCCGCGCCGGGCGCCGCGTCGTCCGCCTCAAGGGCGGCGACCCCTTCGTCTTCGGCCGCGGCATGGAGGAGCTCCAGGCCTGCGCGGCAGCCGGCATCCCCGTCGAGGTCGTCCCCGGCATCACCAGCGCCGTCGCCGTCCCCGCCCTGGCCGGCATCCCCGTCACCCACCGCGGCCTCACCCACGAGTTCGTCGTGGTCTCCGGCCATCTGCCCCCCGGCCACCCCGACTCGCTCGTCGACTGGCCGGCCCTCGGCCGGCTCCGCGGCACCGTCGTCGTCCTCATGGGCGTGGACACCGCACCGGCCATCGCCGCCACCCTCGTCGAGCACGGCCGCGCACCCGGCACCCCGGTCGCCGTCATCAGCGACGGCTCCACCCCCACCCAGCGCACCGTCCGCACCACCCTCGCCGAGCTGCCGAGGACCCTCCCCGACAGCGGCATCCGGCCACCCGCCGTCTGGGTCGTCGGCGAGGTCGCGGGGCTCCTCCCCCAGCCCTGA
- a CDS encoding L-threonine O-3-phosphate decarboxylase (fragment), translating to MRRGETFPGLTADHLRVAVRDPDTSRAVAADLAAILGGTARPRSAAVAVPAGPEEIR from the coding sequence GTGCGGCGCGGGGAGACCTTCCCGGGCCTGACCGCCGACCACCTGCGGGTCGCCGTCCGCGATCCGGACACCTCCCGCGCCGTCGCCGCAGACCTCGCTGCGATCCTGGGCGGGACAGCTCGGCCCCGCTCCGCAGCGGTGGCCGTCCCCGCCGGCCCCGAGGAGATCCGCTGA
- a CDS encoding AbrB family transcriptional regulator, whose protein sequence is MRGRRSAKLLDAALVVAGAVVVGLLLDLAGMPTPALFGGLAAGLVRALAVRSPARVPEPAGIAAQAVIGVAVGALVEPGALRAVAADWLPVLLVTLGTLALSLLAGSALQLHRGISPVTGAFAMIAGGAAGIAVMARELGADERTVAVLQYLRVLLIVLLMPVVATTAYGATADAGIVPDSGGAGWVAGLAFTGACAVAGVAGGRLLRLPVAALLGPLVVAAIVDLTGLSGGAEVPGLLEDAAFLGIGLQVGVSFTWGSLRAIGGVLPVALGITTALIVACAGLGVLLAGVTGASALDGYLATTPGGLNAVLATARDSGADTTFVLSVQVLRLFVMLFSAPLVARWLRRSRPG, encoded by the coding sequence GTGCGGGGACGGCGGAGTGCGAAGCTGCTCGACGCCGCCCTCGTCGTGGCCGGCGCGGTCGTCGTCGGCCTGCTGCTCGACCTGGCGGGGATGCCCACTCCGGCGCTGTTCGGCGGTCTCGCCGCCGGCCTGGTCCGGGCGCTGGCCGTCCGGAGCCCCGCGCGGGTGCCCGAGCCCGCCGGCATCGCCGCGCAGGCCGTCATCGGGGTGGCAGTGGGTGCGCTGGTCGAGCCGGGCGCGCTGCGGGCCGTGGCGGCGGACTGGTTGCCGGTCCTGCTGGTCACCCTCGGCACGCTCGCGCTGAGCCTGCTGGCGGGGTCGGCGCTGCAGCTGCACCGGGGGATCAGCCCGGTCACCGGTGCCTTCGCCATGATCGCCGGTGGGGCGGCGGGGATCGCGGTGATGGCGCGCGAACTCGGCGCCGACGAGCGGACGGTCGCCGTCCTGCAGTACCTGCGGGTGCTGCTCATCGTGCTGCTGATGCCGGTGGTCGCCACCACCGCCTACGGCGCCACCGCCGATGCGGGCATCGTCCCGGACAGTGGCGGGGCCGGCTGGGTCGCCGGTCTGGCGTTCACCGGGGCCTGCGCGGTCGCCGGCGTGGCCGGCGGGCGGCTGCTGCGGCTGCCGGTCGCCGCGCTGCTCGGCCCGCTCGTCGTCGCCGCGATCGTCGACCTCACCGGGCTCTCCGGGGGCGCGGAGGTGCCCGGCCTGCTGGAGGACGCCGCCTTCCTGGGGATCGGCCTGCAGGTGGGTGTCAGCTTCACCTGGGGCAGCCTGCGCGCCATCGGCGGGGTGCTCCCCGTCGCCCTGGGGATCACCACCGCGCTGATCGTGGCGTGCGCCGGGCTCGGCGTCCTGCTGGCCGGGGTCACCGGTGCCAGTGCGCTCGACGGCTACCTGGCGACGACACCCGGTGGCCTCAACGCCGTCCTCGCCACGGCCCGCGACTCGGGCGCCGACACGACCTTCGTGCTGTCGGTGCAGGTGCTGCGGCTGTTCGTGATGCTCTTCAGCGCGCCGCTGGTCGCCCGCTGGCTGCGGCGGTCGCGGCCCGGCTGA
- a CDS encoding type II toxin-antitoxin system PemK/MazF family toxin, with translation MAAPRRLGRTAARLAGRLLGHLSRGRRAPAGSRPAPRGDAVDVSYRPHDDDRPDPGEVVWAWVPYDENDGRGKDRPVLVIGRRGEELVGLMLSSQDHDRDAADEARHGRRWTDIGTGAWDPRRRPSEVRLDRLLVLDPATVRREGAALDRARFERVVAEVRRVQGW, from the coding sequence ATGGCTGCACCTCGACGACTCGGGCGGACGGCGGCGCGGCTGGCGGGGCGCCTGCTCGGACACCTGTCGCGCGGCCGCCGGGCGCCCGCCGGGTCCCGCCCCGCACCGCGAGGCGACGCCGTCGACGTCTCCTACCGCCCGCACGACGACGACCGGCCCGACCCGGGTGAGGTGGTGTGGGCGTGGGTGCCGTACGACGAGAACGACGGCCGGGGCAAGGATCGCCCCGTGCTGGTCATCGGCCGCCGCGGGGAGGAGCTGGTCGGGCTCATGCTCAGCAGCCAGGACCACGACCGGGACGCCGCCGACGAGGCCCGGCACGGGCGGCGCTGGACCGACATCGGCACCGGCGCCTGGGATCCCCGGCGGCGGCCGAGCGAGGTCCGGCTGGACCGGTTGCTGGTCCTCGACCCCGCCACCGTCCGGCGCGAGGGCGCCGCGCTGGACCGCGCACGGTTCGAGCGGGTGGTCGCCGAGGTGCGGCGCGTGCAGGGCTGGTGA
- a CDS encoding MSMEG_1061 family FMN-dependent PPOX-type flavoprotein, translating to MDPAPAALTAYRAPSQRVLDKEIHALDAYCRDFIGLSPFATLATATADGWPDVSPRGGDPGFVHVLDERRLALPDRLGNNRIDSLHNLDANPRAALMFFVPGFDETLRVYGTTSVVDPGELDVDLTEFGKPPLSVLVLSVVRAYFQCPKSVMRSGLWDPERRVDRSAYPSFGTVLREHCRDTTIPTDDAVMRAALTEEL from the coding sequence GTGGATCCCGCCCCCGCCGCCCTGACCGCCTACCGCGCGCCCTCGCAGCGGGTGCTCGACAAGGAGATCCACGCCCTCGACGCCTACTGCCGCGACTTCATCGGGCTGTCGCCGTTCGCCACCCTCGCCACCGCGACGGCCGACGGCTGGCCGGACGTGTCACCGCGCGGCGGGGATCCCGGCTTCGTGCACGTGCTGGACGAGCGGCGGCTGGCACTGCCCGACCGGCTGGGCAACAACCGGATCGACAGCCTGCACAACCTGGACGCCAACCCGCGGGCGGCGCTGATGTTCTTCGTGCCGGGGTTCGACGAGACGCTGCGGGTCTACGGCACGACGTCCGTGGTGGACCCGGGCGAGCTCGACGTCGACCTGACCGAGTTCGGCAAGCCGCCGCTGTCGGTGCTCGTGCTGTCGGTGGTGCGGGCCTACTTCCAGTGCCCGAAGTCGGTGATGCGGTCGGGGCTGTGGGACCCCGAGCGCCGGGTGGACCGCTCGGCCTACCCCTCGTTCGGCACGGTGCTGCGCGAGCACTGCCGGGACACCACGATCCCCACCGACGACGCCGTGATGCGGGCCGCGCTGACCGAGGAACTCTGA
- a CDS encoding acyl-CoA thioesterase, translating to MPEVWSSPVRYVECDQQGVVFNAHYLTWADEASNGWWAAHGLAWDELVARRIDPVVKASSLEWTASARWGDTVTVDAETEKVGRTSVTVRFTVRVGERVCCVVRNTYVALADGRPTPWPDDVRARLTEG from the coding sequence GTGCCCGAGGTCTGGAGTTCCCCCGTCCGCTACGTGGAGTGCGATCAGCAGGGCGTCGTCTTCAACGCTCACTACCTGACCTGGGCCGACGAGGCCTCCAACGGGTGGTGGGCCGCCCACGGGCTGGCGTGGGACGAGCTGGTCGCCCGCCGCATCGACCCGGTGGTCAAGGCCAGCTCGCTGGAGTGGACGGCGTCCGCCCGCTGGGGCGACACCGTCACCGTGGACGCCGAGACGGAGAAGGTGGGCCGCACCAGCGTGACCGTGCGGTTCACCGTGCGCGTGGGCGAGCGGGTGTGCTGCGTCGTCCGCAACACCTACGTCGCCCTCGCGGACGGCCGCCCCACCCCCTGGCCGGACGACGTGCGGGCGCGGCTCACGGAGGGCTGA